The sequence below is a genomic window from Sebastes fasciatus isolate fSebFas1 chromosome 11, fSebFas1.pri, whole genome shotgun sequence.
ACTGCCATGatctgtgtgtatgtaaataacaccGCCGTTACGCCACAAACGACCTGAGTGAGATgcttatctgtttttttctttcacagaGCGCATCACTCAGAGTATCGTCAAGTCTCACTTGGAGACGTGTCAGTACAGCGCTGAAGACATGAAGAGATTCACCTGGGCACAATACGCACCTGAGGAAACGCGTGCTTTTCAAAACAAGGTACATGGTGCACACTTTAAATCCCATGTGGTGTCTGTCAAGTCTGCTGTCGTCACATATATTTAGAAATGTATTAATACTAGAGTGTTAATATACAATATCAGATataaatatatctttttaaacaaactcaaaggtgcagtgtgtaggatttggtggtgtggttgcagattgcaaccaacttagtacccctccgctcattcctccctttccaagactgtggttaCGTGAGCCACCTAGTGCAAAACCggggtaacgccgttcgcctcgttcagaggccatccttacaataataacactactttagtacttttacttttccccaaaatgttacacactgttcctttaattagaTTGCTTTGCTGATATATAGTTTTATTATCTGTTATCTGTATTATCGGTCAGTGCAAGAACTGAATTTAATCTCATGTTGAACAACTTCTAAGAAAGTATTTATGCTGAAGGGATGTCAATGGACTTGTAACACTTTGTTGTGTCACTTTTTCCAGTCAGCTGAGTGGATGTGGCAGCAGTGTGCACACCACATCACCAACGCCATTCAGTATGTGGTGGAGTTTGCCAAACGCATTGCTGGCTTCATGGACCTGTGCCAGAATGATCAGATTATATTGCTGAAAGCAGGTCAGTGTCTAAAAAATGCTCGCATCTCAAATACTTGATTCACAGAGTTCCTCCTTGCAAAGTAAACAAAGTCTAAAACTTGCTAACTTTAGctccttcctgtttttttttgtctccaaTCCACTCCATGTCTTTGGCTCTATCTGTGGCTACCCTTCCAGGCTGTTTGGAGGTCCTCCTCATACGCATGTGCCGAGCTTTCAACGTCAACAACAGCACCATTTTCTTCAATGGGAAGTTCGCCCCGGCTCAGTTCTTCAAAGCACTTGGTGAGGATCAGATGTTGTTGTGTAAGCTCTGACAGGGTGACACAGGAAAGCCTCTTAACGTTTCCCACTCTCTGTAAGTTAGAAAGTCTTTTTTCACACGCACTTTGCTGTGCTGTGCGGTAATCACCATTAGTGCCTAAGAAAATGCTCCTACAGAAAAACCTCTGCATTGATTTAGGtcatttaaaataatgaattactcATCTGTGGTAACTGTTCTTAGAAGGACTCTATAAGGGTCAGCTGTAATTTTCACACTAAGAAGAGCCAGAGTTTCCCCTCTTGGCCAGTAAGTCAAAAATTAGCAAACGGAGTAAGAAACATAATCCTCACTCATCTCAGGTATCTCCTGTGTCAGTTAATTCAATTAAGCAGGACTGTTAAAGATCTTCATGCTATTACTGTTGacattgaatgtattgatttccTGTGTTTATGCAGGTTGTGATGACCTGGTCAGTGCAGTGTTTGACCTGGGAAAAGGACTCTGTCGTCTACAGCTGTCTGACGAAGAGATGGCTCTGTTTAGCTCTGCCGTTCTTTTATCTCCTGGtgagcattttttttcctttatgcCTTTCTTGctcacacatacatgcatagACACACATTATATTGCTAAATCATAGTAGTCTAATCAATGCTGTTCTGTCTTTTAATAAAGATGGCCACACTGATATTCACGAGAGACTGTTGGATGTCCAGACACAATATGTTTTGTTGTAGAAGTGTCACACATTATCAATTTGTTATTGCAGATTATTTCACTAACTTGTGAAGGTTTTTCGTTATAAAACTGGTCATTTTTCCCCATGTGTCTACGTATCAACTTCTGACTTTACAAAGCAAAGAAGGGACTTAGTACATGACATCATCCCTTAAAAAAATgcttaacatttttaaaagcagcagcagcccaccGATCCGTTCATTCTGCGAAGCCAAACGTTGTTTGAACTCGCAGAACTTATTTTTAATTCTCCAAATATACCTAACATGTCAGGCTGAATTTTGgggaaaatgtgtaaaaataatgtGCAACGCTTGTAATATATTTCCCTTTGATTGAATGGTGCAGCCATGAAAGAAACAGTCTTGGATTTTAATATTTCACTCAGTGTAAACATCATATCACGTCAATGAGGAGCTGACACAGAATGTATACTGTGGGACAATGTGGATTAAAGCTACTTAAGGAGAAACAAAACTGCATGTTAATGGGTTAATTCTTTTGTGTAGATCGACCCTGGCTAACAGAAGGCCAAAAGGTTCAGAAACTCCAGGAGAAAGTCTACCTGGCTATTCAGCACAGTCTACACAAGAGCGGCGCTTCAGACGAGAAACTGGACAAGGTGAAGACACAACTCTtcttaaacacaaacaaatgtacACACTTATATAGACACACATACATGAGCTTACCTTTCTATGTCTTCTGTCCCCCACAGATGGTGTCCAAGCTGCCCACAATGAAGTCCATCTGTAACCTCCACGTTGATAAACTTGAGTTTTTCCGTTTGGTCCACCCAGAGATCGCCTACAGTTTCCCACCACTGTACCGGGAAGTATTTGGCAGCGAGATGTCTCTGCCGGACTCCACCGACagctagacagacagacaagagagatggagagagtttATTAAGAAGTagggaagcaaaaaaaaaggagagacagagaaggatAGAGATGTTGAAGCTCGACAACCAGCAGTTACGAGACAATCCAGGACTTTAAATATTCCGTCTCCCGTGATCCCAAAGTAGTCCTCCACTTTCCCAGCAGGCAAAAGCACCTTACACTACAGACCACACATGCTCATGGTCCTCTGCATATTGTAGC
It includes:
- the LOC141777048 gene encoding nuclear receptor ROR-beta-like produces the protein MRAQIEVIPCKICGDKSSGIHYGVITCEGCKGFFRRSQQNNAMYSCSRQRNCLIDRTNRNRCQHCRLQKCLALGMSRDAVKFGRMSKKQRDSLYAEVQKHQKSQECVSSTGGGATALSLPKEDGVSGEDSEEGLSRSYSSGGSSSTLSDLDDIAALPDLFDLPLTPEEASEYCSLELLGGGASTGNTSNSSSASSSSSSLSNQNSPQQTMPDGADGNRIQLLHTHTHTLLGHTHSLLDHLPDDCSITELERITQSIVKSHLETCQYSAEDMKRFTWAQYAPEETRAFQNKSAEWMWQQCAHHITNAIQYVVEFAKRIAGFMDLCQNDQIILLKAGCLEVLLIRMCRAFNVNNSTIFFNGKFAPAQFFKALGCDDLVSAVFDLGKGLCRLQLSDEEMALFSSAVLLSPDRPWLTEGQKVQKLQEKVYLAIQHSLHKSGASDEKLDKMVSKLPTMKSICNLHVDKLEFFRLVHPEIAYSFPPLYREVFGSEMSLPDSTDS